A single Thermoanaerobacterium sp. RBIITD DNA region contains:
- a CDS encoding electron transfer flavoprotein subunit beta/FixA family protein has protein sequence MKIVVPIKQVPETSNVKMNPETGTMVREGVESIINPLDLYAIETAIRLKEKFGGQVIVISMGPDKALEAIKEAIAMGCDDGILLSDRKFAGSDTWATSYVIANGIKQIGDFDLVICGERATDGDTAQVGPGIASFLDLPLSTFTSEILSLNDEKIKVRRLVEGGYEEIELELPAALTVVKEISDPRLPTLRGKLKAKKMEIPVWGPKNINADEENLGLKGSPTRVVKIFTPKVTREGEKIVVKDEKTLNEAVDKIMDYLIKKEFI, from the coding sequence ATGAAAATAGTTGTACCAATTAAACAGGTGCCTGAAACAAGCAATGTAAAAATGAATCCCGAGACAGGGACAATGGTAAGAGAAGGCGTTGAGAGCATTATAAATCCGCTTGACTTGTACGCTATAGAGACAGCTATAAGGTTAAAAGAAAAGTTTGGAGGACAAGTAATCGTTATATCAATGGGGCCAGATAAAGCACTTGAGGCAATTAAAGAAGCAATTGCAATGGGATGCGACGATGGTATACTTCTATCAGACAGAAAATTCGCAGGATCAGATACTTGGGCAACATCATATGTTATTGCAAACGGCATTAAGCAGATAGGCGATTTTGACCTTGTGATTTGCGGTGAAAGGGCAACAGATGGAGATACTGCACAGGTAGGTCCCGGAATTGCATCTTTCTTAGACCTTCCATTATCAACATTTACAAGTGAAATATTATCACTAAATGATGAGAAAATCAAAGTTAGACGTCTTGTAGAAGGTGGCTATGAAGAGATAGAATTAGAACTTCCAGCAGCACTTACAGTTGTAAAAGAGATAAGCGATCCAAGACTTCCTACATTAAGAGGAAAACTTAAGGCAAAGAAGATGGAGATACCAGTATGGGGGCCAAAAAATATTAATGCAGATGAAGAAAACCTCGGCCTTAAAGGGTCACCTACAAGGGTTGTAAAAATATTTACACCTAAGGTTACAAGGGAAGGCGAAAAAATAGTTGTAAAAGACGAGAAAACGTTAAACGAAGCAGTGGACAAAATCATGGACTACCTTATTAAGAAAGAGTTTATTTAG